One window of Gilliamella sp. B3022 genomic DNA carries:
- a CDS encoding LysR substrate-binding domain-containing protein → MNLQQLRIIREAARCNYNLTEVANSLYTSQSGVSRHIKELEEELNIDLFIRQGKRLINMTEPGLELVVIAERILNEINNIQRLSTIFSNTDEGSLVIATTHSQARYILPNIIKSFRMLFPKVHIIINQGSSSEIISQLLSGEADIGIDNERVDNSSLATYPFYRWHYSIVTPKDHPLTKADKVTLDMLQPLPIITYRQGIFPRNSIDKAFSATGLTPNISLNVQEPDVIKTYVELGLGIGILGNKMYNPDHDINLVELDAKHLFESHITWLGLKRHKLQRNYIWRFIQLCNQELSLEDIKSHALFEQSHSKILDYQI, encoded by the coding sequence ATGAACTTACAACAATTAAGGATTATTCGGGAAGCTGCGCGTTGTAATTATAATTTAACCGAAGTCGCAAATTCTTTATATACATCTCAGTCAGGAGTAAGCCGTCATATCAAAGAGCTCGAAGAGGAGCTGAATATTGATCTTTTTATTCGTCAAGGTAAACGGCTGATTAATATGACTGAACCTGGTTTGGAATTGGTGGTTATTGCCGAGCGCATTTTAAATGAAATTAATAATATTCAGCGGTTATCAACCATTTTTTCTAATACTGATGAAGGTTCATTAGTGATAGCGACCACTCATTCGCAGGCTCGTTATATTCTTCCGAACATTATAAAATCTTTTAGAATGCTTTTTCCTAAAGTCCATATCATTATCAATCAGGGTTCATCCAGTGAAATTATCTCTCAGCTTCTTTCTGGCGAAGCGGATATCGGTATTGATAATGAAAGAGTGGATAACAGTTCACTTGCTACCTACCCTTTTTATCGCTGGCATTACTCGATAGTTACCCCCAAAGATCACCCTTTGACTAAAGCCGATAAAGTGACATTAGATATGTTGCAACCGTTACCTATCATCACTTATCGTCAAGGAATCTTTCCTCGTAACAGTATCGATAAAGCCTTTTCAGCTACTGGATTAACGCCCAATATCTCGCTCAATGTTCAAGAGCCTGATGTTATTAAAACCTATGTTGAGTTAGGATTAGGGATTGGTATTTTAGGCAATAAAATGTATAACCCTGATCATGATATCAATTTAGTTGAATTGGATGCGAAACATCTGTTTGAGTCACATATTACATGGCTCGGATTAAAGCGACATAAATTACAACGCAATTATATTTGGCGCTTTATCCAATTATGCAATCAAGAACTATCACTGGAAGACATCAAAAGCCATGCATTATTTGAGCAATCACACTCTAAAATACTTGATTATCAGATTTAA
- a CDS encoding MFS transporter has translation MSNSSAKKVAFAAFIGTTIEWYDFYIYALASVLIFGQLFFPSDNEFVQILGAFATFAVGFLSRPFGAMLFGHIGDRLGRKKSLIITLVLMGVATTCVGLLPSYQQAGVISPILLVALRILQGVAVGGEWGGAVLMTNEHAPKGLKNFFSSFAQWGSPAGNILALLVFSYIIRLPVNELIDSGYWRIPFLASAILLIIGIIARVTLTESPVFVEASKKQADLKQESAPIIEVFKKALPLLILAIGANVLSFSGIFSNTLMIGYTTLVLGVEKSVIVDALFWIAIVHFVAQPFISYWSEKFSATRFLICTAMLAMASVFLLFPIINSGTKTSFIIGISLNVICYSGFYGVIAGYLSRIFPARMRYTGLSMSYQGCAAIFGSLIPMIGGYVIYTFKSFWLPLALFYCGLALISIICIYLLSKYRYYDE, from the coding sequence ATGTCAAATTCATCTGCAAAAAAAGTGGCGTTTGCTGCTTTTATTGGTACTACTATTGAATGGTATGATTTTTATATCTATGCGTTAGCATCGGTATTGATTTTTGGTCAGCTATTTTTTCCGTCTGATAACGAGTTTGTACAAATTTTAGGGGCGTTTGCTACCTTTGCAGTAGGTTTTTTATCCCGTCCTTTCGGTGCGATGTTATTTGGGCATATTGGTGATCGCTTAGGGCGCAAAAAGTCGTTAATTATTACGTTAGTGTTAATGGGCGTAGCCACAACCTGTGTCGGGTTATTGCCCTCTTACCAACAAGCTGGAGTGATATCGCCAATTTTATTGGTTGCATTGCGAATTTTACAAGGTGTTGCCGTTGGTGGTGAGTGGGGGGGTGCCGTGTTGATGACGAATGAACATGCGCCGAAAGGATTGAAAAACTTCTTTTCATCCTTTGCTCAGTGGGGAAGCCCAGCAGGCAATATTTTAGCATTACTGGTTTTTTCTTATATTATTCGTTTACCTGTTAATGAACTGATTGATAGTGGTTATTGGCGTATTCCTTTTTTAGCCAGTGCGATTTTGTTAATTATTGGCATTATTGCTAGAGTGACGTTAACCGAATCCCCGGTTTTTGTTGAAGCATCTAAAAAACAGGCAGACTTAAAGCAAGAGTCAGCACCGATTATTGAAGTATTTAAAAAAGCATTGCCATTATTAATATTAGCGATTGGTGCTAATGTGCTGTCATTTAGCGGTATCTTTTCCAATACCTTAATGATTGGTTATACTACTTTGGTACTTGGTGTCGAAAAATCAGTGATAGTTGATGCACTGTTTTGGATCGCTATTGTCCATTTTGTTGCTCAACCGTTTATCTCTTATTGGTCTGAAAAATTCTCGGCAACTCGCTTTTTGATTTGTACAGCAATGTTGGCAATGGCATCGGTATTCTTGTTATTCCCGATTATAAATTCAGGCACAAAAACCAGTTTTATTATTGGGATTTCGTTAAATGTGATTTGTTATAGCGGCTTTTATGGTGTGATAGCTGGGTATTTAAGTCGTATTTTCCCTGCCAGAATGCGCTATACCGGGTTATCAATGAGTTATCAAGGATGTGCGGCTATTTTTGGTAGCTTAATTCCGATGATAGGTGGTTATGTTATTTATACCTTCAAAAGTTTTTGGTTACCCTTAGCCTTGTTTTATTGCGGTTTAGCACTGATATCCATTATCTGCATCTACTTGTTAAGCAAATATCGTTATTATGATGAATAA
- a CDS encoding assimilatory sulfite reductase (NADPH) flavoprotein subunit gives MSTQHFPFNCDELKKIIENCNDKQLAWLSGYLWGVAEKSSIEQALPSTTLPSNMTQAEQPKKVTILSASQTGNARRVANELNQDIERLGIAVTHLPAGEYKAKKLSQEEILILVTSTQGEGEPPEEALSLYKYLFAAKAPKLTHLQFAVFGLGDASYPKFCQAAKDFDQRFAELDAQRLLVRVDADTDFQTVSTSWRQAVIDKLSQLQPSNTQSPTENSTSIAVNSSLYHRDNPFIATVNVNQKITSCDSDRDIRHIELDLSDSDLHYQPGDAVGVWYQNSNELVEEILSITQLAGETPVEHHGQQIALKTVLTEYVELTQNTPIIIEKYAQAVQHPELLTLIGDREALLEMSQTLPLVDMLNRYRGKIAAQVFVGLLRPLTPRFYSIASAQDEVGSEVHLTVNVVRYQVDDKIRMGGASGFLANQIADQDQVKIFIEHNDNFRLPDDTHAPIIMIAAGTGIAPFRAFLQQRASQGATGKNWLFFGNPHFISDFLYQVEWQSYVKEGLLTHIDLAWSRDQAEKIYVQDKLMAQASNIWQWLQEGAFIYVCGDAKRMAKAVDLALQQILMTQAQYRQEQAISYLDELRSQKRYQRDVY, from the coding sequence ATGAGTACACAACATTTTCCTTTTAATTGTGATGAGTTAAAAAAAATTATTGAAAATTGCAACGATAAGCAGCTAGCTTGGTTATCGGGTTATTTATGGGGAGTGGCAGAAAAAAGTTCCATCGAACAAGCTTTACCGAGTACCACCCTCCCCTCCAATATGACACAAGCGGAGCAACCGAAAAAAGTCACAATCCTATCGGCATCACAAACCGGTAATGCCCGCCGAGTCGCTAACGAGTTAAATCAGGATATTGAACGTTTGGGTATTGCGGTGACTCATCTGCCGGCAGGAGAATATAAAGCTAAAAAACTCAGTCAGGAAGAGATATTAATATTGGTGACCTCAACCCAAGGTGAGGGCGAGCCACCGGAAGAAGCGTTGTCGCTCTATAAATATCTGTTTGCCGCTAAAGCGCCTAAATTAACTCATTTACAGTTTGCGGTTTTTGGCTTAGGCGACGCTTCTTATCCAAAATTTTGTCAAGCCGCTAAAGACTTTGATCAACGATTTGCTGAATTAGATGCTCAGCGCCTGCTAGTACGTGTAGATGCTGATACAGATTTTCAAACCGTAAGTACCTCTTGGCGACAGGCAGTGATTGATAAACTTAGTCAATTACAACCATCAAACACACAATCGCCAACAGAAAATTCAACCAGTATAGCCGTTAACAGTAGCCTTTATCACCGCGATAATCCATTTATTGCAACCGTTAACGTTAATCAAAAAATCACCTCATGTGATTCAGATCGCGATATTCGTCATATTGAGCTTGACCTGTCCGATTCGGATCTTCATTATCAACCTGGTGATGCGGTAGGTGTTTGGTATCAAAATAGTAATGAACTTGTGGAGGAGATACTAAGTATCACCCAGCTTGCAGGTGAAACGCCAGTTGAACATCATGGACAACAGATCGCTTTAAAAACGGTTCTGACTGAATATGTTGAATTGACTCAAAATACGCCGATCATTATTGAAAAATACGCTCAAGCCGTTCAACATCCCGAACTTCTTACCTTAATTGGCGATCGAGAAGCCTTATTGGAAATGAGTCAAACATTACCACTGGTTGATATGCTTAACCGCTATCGCGGCAAGATAGCGGCACAGGTCTTCGTTGGATTGCTTCGGCCTCTTACTCCGCGTTTCTATTCCATTGCTTCTGCGCAAGATGAAGTTGGCTCAGAAGTTCATCTTACCGTAAATGTAGTACGTTATCAGGTCGACGATAAGATCCGTATGGGCGGCGCATCTGGATTCTTAGCAAATCAAATTGCTGATCAAGATCAAGTCAAAATTTTTATTGAGCATAATGATAATTTTCGATTACCTGATGATACTCATGCACCAATCATTATGATTGCTGCCGGTACGGGCATTGCCCCGTTTCGGGCGTTCTTACAACAGCGTGCGAGTCAAGGTGCTACCGGTAAGAATTGGTTATTCTTTGGTAATCCACATTTTATATCCGATTTTCTCTATCAAGTGGAATGGCAGAGCTATGTTAAAGAAGGTCTGTTAACTCACATCGATCTTGCTTGGTCACGAGATCAAGCCGAGAAAATCTATGTACAAGATAAATTAATGGCTCAAGCCAGTAATATTTGGCAATGGCTACAAGAAGGTGCCTTTATCTATGTTTGTGGGGATGCTAAACGTATGGCAAAAGCGGTTGATTTAGCGCTTCAACAAATTTTAATGACTCAAGCACAATATCGTCAAGAACAAGCTATCAGTTATTTGGATGAATTAAGAAGTCAAAAACGCTATCAACGAGATGTTTACTAA
- a CDS encoding phosphoadenosine phosphosulfate reductase domain-containing protein, which produces MLDLTKVNQKLQNQSPLTIIEWALKKQQDIPVKSIISTHFGPYEAVLLHLVTQIDPNIKVVWVDNGYATNATYRVANEITKQLNLNLHIFVPQRTTAYLNVRYGGLPELDTPEHTEFTQIVKIEPFNRALSTLKPTLWFTALRREQSALRQELNIVTKAGDNLFKIAPLLDWTSQDMQNYIQKLNLPNEMDYVDPTKGPQGRECGLHKITF; this is translated from the coding sequence ATGCTAGATTTAACTAAAGTTAACCAAAAATTGCAAAATCAGTCACCGTTAACCATTATTGAATGGGCACTGAAAAAACAACAAGATATTCCCGTTAAAAGTATTATCAGTACCCATTTTGGCCCTTATGAGGCAGTACTTTTGCACCTTGTTACCCAAATCGATCCAAATATTAAGGTTGTTTGGGTCGATAACGGCTATGCCACCAATGCAACTTATCGCGTAGCCAATGAAATTACTAAGCAACTTAATCTTAATCTGCATATTTTTGTCCCACAAAGGACGACCGCTTATTTAAATGTGCGATATGGTGGGCTACCTGAACTTGATACGCCGGAACACACCGAGTTTACACAAATTGTTAAAATTGAACCGTTTAACCGTGCTTTGTCCACACTCAAACCCACATTGTGGTTTACTGCACTACGCCGTGAACAATCTGCGCTAAGGCAAGAACTCAATATTGTAACAAAAGCAGGGGACAATTTATTTAAGATCGCCCCACTACTCGATTGGACAAGTCAAGATATGCAGAATTATATCCAAAAGCTTAATTTGCCTAACGAAATGGACTACGTCGATCCAACCAAAGGACCACAAGGTAGAGAGTGCGGTTTACATAAAATAACTTTTTGA
- the cysI gene encoding assimilatory sulfite reductase (NADPH) hemoprotein subunit, whose translation MSNNKSKTVTLTQTVNLTPPQNDVSDLPLSDSERFKRESNYLRGTIVDDLNNGLTGGFNSDNSQLIRLHGMYQQDDRDIRKERTEQKLEPLISMMLRCRLPGGIITPKQWLTIDKFATEATKYGSIRLTTRQTFQFHGLFKRSLKSAHQLLHKIGLDSIATAGDVNRNVLCTSNPVESKVHQQAYHWASKISEHLLPKTRAYVEIWLDGEKLSTPDSEPILSSTYLPRKFKTAVVIPPINDVDVHANDLSFVAIAEKGELIGFNVLVGGGLAMTHGDKTTYPRKADDFGFIPVEKVLTFAEAVVTTQRDWGNRHNRKNAKTKYTLERVGVENFKKEVELRAGSQFLSSKPYKFSQRGDQFGWYKGIDDNWHLTLFIENGRLLDYPNKPLKTGVAEIAKIHQGDLRITANQNLIIANVPAEQKAAIEQIARQYGLLDDTVTLQRKNSMACVSYPTCPLAMAEAERFLPTFVTKIEQMLTQHHLSDDYIILRVTGCPNGCARAMLAEVGMVGKAPGRYNLYLGGNREGTRIPRLYKENVNVEEILLALEPLIAAWSIHRNKEEGFGDFVIRHEIVKPVLNSAIDFYQEAN comes from the coding sequence ATGAGCAACAATAAATCTAAAACCGTTACCCTGACTCAAACCGTCAATTTAACACCGCCACAAAATGATGTCTCTGATCTGCCTTTATCGGATTCTGAACGATTTAAGCGAGAAAGTAATTATTTGCGAGGCACTATCGTTGATGATCTTAATAACGGTTTAACGGGTGGCTTTAACAGCGATAATTCTCAGCTAATTCGCTTACATGGCATGTATCAGCAAGATGATCGCGATATTCGTAAAGAACGCACAGAACAAAAACTCGAGCCACTGATCTCCATGATGTTACGTTGCCGCCTGCCCGGTGGTATCATCACCCCGAAACAGTGGCTGACTATCGATAAATTTGCTACTGAAGCAACAAAATATGGCAGTATTCGACTCACGACTCGACAAACTTTCCAATTTCACGGACTGTTTAAACGCAGCCTTAAATCTGCTCATCAGCTGTTGCATAAGATAGGACTGGATTCGATCGCCACGGCCGGTGATGTGAATCGTAACGTTTTATGTACTTCAAATCCTGTGGAATCAAAAGTTCATCAACAAGCTTATCATTGGGCAAGTAAAATCTCAGAACATCTTTTACCGAAAACCCGTGCTTACGTTGAAATATGGCTGGATGGTGAAAAGCTTTCTACCCCCGATAGTGAGCCAATTTTAAGTTCGACTTATTTACCGCGTAAATTTAAAACTGCCGTTGTCATCCCCCCGATTAATGATGTGGATGTTCATGCTAATGATCTTAGCTTTGTGGCGATCGCAGAAAAAGGCGAACTGATCGGCTTTAATGTATTAGTTGGTGGTGGTTTGGCAATGACGCATGGTGATAAAACAACTTACCCACGCAAAGCCGACGATTTTGGTTTTATTCCTGTCGAAAAAGTACTGACGTTTGCTGAGGCCGTTGTGACCACCCAACGTGACTGGGGCAACCGCCATAATCGCAAAAATGCCAAAACCAAATATACGCTTGAACGCGTTGGCGTGGAAAACTTCAAAAAAGAGGTCGAACTACGTGCCGGCAGTCAATTTCTAAGTAGTAAACCTTATAAATTCAGTCAACGTGGTGATCAATTTGGTTGGTATAAAGGTATTGATGATAACTGGCATTTAACGTTATTTATTGAAAATGGTCGGTTACTTGATTATCCCAATAAACCATTAAAAACCGGCGTTGCAGAAATTGCCAAAATTCATCAAGGTGATCTGCGTATAACCGCCAATCAAAACTTAATTATTGCTAACGTGCCAGCAGAACAAAAAGCAGCCATTGAACAGATTGCTCGACAATATGGACTGCTTGACGATACGGTCACATTACAGCGTAAAAATTCCATGGCCTGTGTGTCTTACCCAACTTGCCCACTTGCTATGGCTGAAGCAGAACGGTTTTTACCGACGTTTGTAACTAAAATAGAACAGATGTTAACTCAGCATCACTTATCCGATGATTATATTATTTTGCGTGTAACCGGTTGCCCTAACGGTTGCGCCAGAGCCATGTTGGCGGAAGTGGGCATGGTGGGTAAAGCACCGGGGCGCTACAATTTATATCTCGGCGGTAATCGAGAAGGCACACGAATTCCGCGGTTATACAAAGAAAACGTGAATGTAGAAGAGATTTTATTAGCACTCGAACCACTTATTGCCGCATGGTCCATTCATCGTAATAAAGAAGAAGGATTTGGTGATTTTGTTATTCGTCATGAGATTGTGAAACCGGTACTCAATTCAGCAATTGATTTTTATCAGGAGGCGAATTGA
- the pdxY gene encoding pyridoxal kinase PdxY, protein MKTVLSIQSNVVYGYAGNKVATLAMQLQGVEVMPIHTVQLSSNTVYPHYDGIVLGAQQITRIVNSLEKIGVLSSIDAIISGYIGLAEQGEEILEAVKKIKFYNPNAIYVCDPVMGGDINKGSSLPQNIIDFFTKQAIKYADFITPNLLELQILSNLEIKTFNDVLNAIKTLQNKPIQAILVKNLLHAGKTTELFEMILATPSQSYHLARPLYDFSHRPLGVGDLICSLFTAHLVNGQSQLTAFELAANAANHVLDITKQQNARELAIIDAQQWIKQPDLKYRATPLAL, encoded by the coding sequence ATGAAAACCGTTTTATCAATTCAGTCCAATGTTGTTTATGGTTATGCCGGTAATAAAGTGGCGACGCTAGCGATGCAATTGCAAGGTGTCGAAGTGATGCCAATACACACCGTTCAGTTATCGAGTAATACGGTTTATCCACATTATGACGGCATTGTGCTGGGCGCTCAGCAAATCACTCGAATCGTCAATAGTTTGGAAAAAATTGGCGTATTGTCATCCATTGACGCCATTATTTCGGGCTATATTGGACTTGCCGAACAAGGTGAAGAGATCCTTGAAGCCGTAAAAAAGATTAAATTTTATAATCCTAATGCGATTTATGTTTGCGATCCGGTTATGGGGGGCGACATCAATAAAGGCAGCTCTCTGCCACAAAATATTATTGATTTCTTCACTAAGCAAGCAATCAAATACGCTGACTTTATTACACCTAATTTATTGGAGTTACAGATATTATCGAATCTGGAAATCAAAACCTTTAACGATGTGCTTAACGCAATAAAAACACTGCAAAATAAGCCGATTCAAGCCATATTGGTTAAAAATCTGCTACATGCCGGTAAAACGACGGAATTATTTGAAATGATTTTAGCCACACCATCGCAAAGCTATCATCTGGCTCGACCATTATATGATTTTTCACACCGTCCATTGGGCGTGGGCGATTTAATTTGTAGTCTGTTTACTGCCCATTTAGTGAATGGACAATCCCAATTAACCGCCTTTGAACTCGCCGCCAATGCCGCCAATCACGTGCTTGATATCACCAAACAACAAAATGCCCGAGAGCTGGCGATTATTGATGCTCAGCAGTGGATTAAACAGCCGGATTTGAAGTATCGTGCGACACCGCTAGCATTATAA
- the sat gene encoding sulfate adenylyltransferase → MGLIAPHASDSLQPLQVNDDERLALQQYAKNLPAITLSSRETGDLVMLGVGGFTPLYGFMREEDWRSVCDNMHLANGVFWPIPITVSVTDAQADTLKLGDEIALKTPDGQIIGILNVDSIYRPDKQYEANQVFTTTDPSHPGVAMLMAQPPVNLGGKVRVLHDNGFKAQFGQYALTPQQTRERFNQLGWKKIAAFQTRNPMHRSHEYLVKTVLELFDGVLIHSLFGNLKPGDVPANIRLKAINSLIHNYFVPDSVIHSGYPLDMRYAGPKEALLHALFRQNYGCSHLIVGRDHAGVGDFYSPFAAQEIFSHLQDDDLLIKPIKIDWTFYCHKCDGMASTKTCPHGSADRVLISGTEVRRRLQAKEPIPETFSRPEVVAELYQWVNQ, encoded by the coding sequence ATGGGATTGATCGCGCCTCATGCTAGTGACAGTTTACAACCTTTACAGGTTAATGACGATGAACGGCTAGCCCTGCAACAATATGCAAAAAATTTACCAGCCATCACCTTATCCAGTCGTGAAACAGGGGATTTAGTGATGTTAGGCGTCGGGGGTTTTACACCTCTGTATGGCTTTATGCGAGAAGAGGACTGGCGTAGCGTGTGCGATAATATGCATTTAGCGAACGGGGTTTTTTGGCCAATTCCCATAACCGTATCGGTGACCGATGCTCAAGCTGATACCCTAAAATTAGGTGATGAAATCGCTTTAAAAACACCAGATGGGCAGATAATCGGTATTTTGAATGTGGATAGTATTTATCGTCCAGATAAACAATATGAAGCTAATCAGGTGTTTACAACGACAGATCCAAGTCATCCTGGTGTTGCAATGCTGATGGCTCAACCACCGGTTAATTTAGGTGGTAAAGTCCGGGTTCTGCACGATAATGGCTTTAAAGCACAATTTGGTCAATATGCTTTAACGCCACAACAGACACGGGAACGCTTTAATCAATTAGGTTGGAAAAAAATAGCGGCCTTTCAAACTCGTAATCCAATGCATCGTTCACACGAATATTTAGTTAAAACCGTGTTAGAACTTTTTGATGGTGTGCTTATCCATTCATTATTTGGTAACTTAAAACCCGGCGATGTACCGGCCAACATTCGTCTTAAAGCAATTAATAGTTTAATTCACAATTACTTTGTGCCAGATTCCGTTATTCATTCCGGTTACCCTTTAGATATGCGCTATGCTGGGCCGAAAGAAGCGTTACTACATGCCCTTTTTAGACAAAATTATGGTTGTAGTCATCTTATCGTCGGCCGCGATCATGCTGGGGTCGGGGATTTTTACTCACCGTTTGCTGCACAAGAGATCTTTAGCCATTTGCAGGATGACGATTTACTCATTAAGCCAATTAAGATTGACTGGACATTTTATTGCCACAAATGTGACGGTATGGCATCAACGAAAACTTGTCCACACGGTAGTGCTGATCGCGTTCTTATTTCAGGCACAGAGGTCAGACGACGTTTACAAGCCAAAGAGCCGATACCAGAAACATTTAGTCGGCCAGAAGTCGTTGCTGAGTTATATCAATGGGTAAATCAGTAA